A stretch of the Carassius carassius chromosome 50, fCarCar2.1, whole genome shotgun sequence genome encodes the following:
- the dusp6 gene encoding dual specificity protein phosphatase 6, giving the protein MLDKFKPVQFDSVMAISKTVEWMKEQLETRRDCLLVMDCRAQGLYESSHVETAINVAIPSLMLRRLKKGNLPIKSLLSNGEDRERFARRCKTDTIVLYDEYSREWNENIDGGSVLGLLLRRMKDEGYKAFYLEGGFSKFQAEFPTMCETNLDGSSSSSSPTSQVLGLGGLRISSDSSDIESDIDRDPSSATDSDGSPLSNPQPSFPVEILPHLYLGCAKDSTNLDILEEFGIKYILNVTPNLPNMFENAGEFKYKQIPISDHWSQNLSQFFPEAISFIDEARGQKCGVLVHCLAGISRSVTVTVAYLMQKLNLSMNDAYDIVKMKKSNISPNFNFMGQLLDFERTLGLKSPCDNRVAAPTQPLYFTTPTNHNVFQLDPLEST; this is encoded by the exons ATGCTTGATAAGTTCAAACCCGTGCAGTTCGATTCGGTCATGGCCATAAGCAAGACGGTAGAGTGGATGAAGGAGCAGCTGGAGACGCGCAGGGACTGCTTGCTCGTTATGGACTGCCGAGCGCAAGGGCTCTACGAATCGTCGCACGTCGAAACGGCCATTAACGTGGCCATCCCGAGCCTCATGCTCCGGCGACTCAAGAAGGGCAACCTGCCCATCAAGTCTCTGCTTTCCAACGGGGAAGACAGGGAAAGGTTCGCGCGGAGGTGCAAGACGGACACTATCGTGTTGTACGACGAGTACAGCCGAGAGTGGAATGAAAACATCGACGGCGGCTCCGTTTTGGGTTTACTGCTGAGGAGAATGAAGGACGAGGGCTACAAGGCTTTCTATCTTGAGG GTGGCTTCAGCAAATTTCAAGCTGAATTCCCCACTATGTGTGAGACGAACCTCGACGGTTCCTCCAGCAGCAGTTCACCGACCTCCCAGGTTCTGGGACTCGGAGGGCTTCGAATCAGCTCTGACTCCTCGGACATCGAGTCAGACATCGACCGTGACCCAAGCAGCGCCACCGACTCGGACGGCAGCCCTCTTTCCAACCCCCAGCCCTCGTTCCCTGTGGAGATCCTGCCGCATCTGTATCTGGGCTGCGCGAAGGACTCCACAAACCTCGATATACTAGAGGAGTTTGGCATCAAGTACATCTTGAACGTGACCCCTAATCTTCCTAACATGTTCGAGAACGCCGGGGAGTTTAAGTACAAGCAGATTCCCATCTCCGATCACTGGAGCCAGAATCTCTCTCAGTTTTTCCCAGAAGCCATCAGCTTTATTG ATGAGGCCCGTGGACAGAAATGTGGTGTTCTCGTTCACTGCCTGGCCGGTATTAGCCGTTCCGTCACAGTAACGGTGGCGTACCTCATGCAGAAGCTCAACCTGTCCATGAACGATGCGTACGACATAGTCAAGATGAAGAAGTCTAACATCTCGCCCAATTTTAACTTCATGGGCCAACTTTTGGACTTTGAGCGTACTTTGGGACTCAAGAGCCCGTGCGACAACCGAGTAGCAGCTCCGACCCAACCGTTGTACTTCACCACTCCGACCAATCACAACGTTTTCCAGTTGGACCCTCTCGAGTCCACGTGA